The following are encoded together in the Lathyrus oleraceus cultivar Zhongwan6 chromosome 3, CAAS_Psat_ZW6_1.0, whole genome shotgun sequence genome:
- the LOC127126002 gene encoding nuclear transport factor 2 isoform X1 produces MASSYQGSVSAAQVGSYFVGQYYQVLRQQPALVHQFYSDLSSMIRVDGDYTENASDVLQIHNVVTSLNFSAIEIKTINSLDSWNGGVVVMVSGVVKIKDVNRRQRFVQTFFLAPQEKGYFVLNDIFQFVEDEVVHQNLIPVTSERIESQPHVSASYAEPPVSDYGFEEEAREYLNSVHIDDDPVDKYSLPEQQQQQQLQEDLETEVVVEETPTQESYPPVHDVAHTIRETPVTLVEESFEEPAKKTYASILRVSKGQSVLPAAPEHAPHHSFQSAPPSEFNHVTQPAAQQAVVQPVYQQSSSASAYVSESGADAAVDGYRFDHEEVTSVYVRNLPADITEAEIDQEFKNFGRIKPDGIFVRVKQEIGVCYAFVEFEDVIGVQNALQASPIHMDGRPIYIEERRPSTSSAARGGRGRGRGRGSYPTDAPRGRFGGRSSGRGYYQDTSDYTRPRGDSYVQYGSR; encoded by the exons ATGGCGTCTTCGTATCAGGGTTCCGTTAGTGCTGCCCAg GTGGGTTCTTACTTCGTTGGACAGTACTATCAAGTTCTTCGTCAGCAGCCTGCTCTTGTTCATCAGTTCTACTCCGATTTAAGCTCAATGATTCGTGTTGATGGTGATTATACCGAGAACGCATCTGATGTGTTG cAAATTCATAATGTTGTTACGTCGTTGAATTTTTCGGCAATTGAGATCAAGACAATCAATTCTCTGGACTCTTGGAATGGAGGAGTGGTTGTGATGGTTTCGGGTGTTGTTAAGATCAAGGATGTCAATAGGAGGCAGAGGTTTGTTCAAACATTCTTCCTTGCACCTCAGGAGAAGGGTTACTTTGTGCTCAATGATATATTTCAGTTTGTTGAGGATGAAGTAGTGCATCAGAATCTGATACCGGTGACATCTGAGAGGATTGAATCACAGCCACATGTTTCTGCTTCTTATGCTGAACCACCAG TTTCGGACTATGGGTTTGAGGAAGAAGCAAGAGAATATCTCAACTCAGTTCATATAGATGATGATCCAGTGGACAAGTATAGTCTTCCTGAGCAGCAGCAGCAACAGCAACTACAAGAAGATCTCGAGACTGAAGTTGTGGTGGAGGAAACTCCTACACAGGAATCATATCCACCGGTGCATGATGTTGCTCATACTATCCGTGAAACCCCTGTCACTCTTGTGGAAGAGTCTTTTGAGGAGCCTGCTAAGAAAACTTATGCATCTATT TTACGTGTCTCCAAAGGCCAATCAGTGTTGCCCGCTGCACCCGAACATGCCCCACATCATTCTTTTCAAAGTGCTCCTCCTTCTGAGTTTAATCATGTGACACAGCCTGCTGCTCAGCAGGCTGTGGTGCAGCCTGTTTATCAGCAGTCAAGCTCAGCATCTGCATATGTTTCAGAGTCAGGGGCCGATGCAGCAGTGGATGGCTACAGATTTGACCATG AAGAAGTAACATCTGTCTATGTGAGAAACCTGCCTGCTGATATTACCGAAGCTGAGATTGACCAGGAATTTAAGAATTTTGGCAGAATTAAGCCAGATGGAATATTCGTAAGGGTCAAGCAG GAAATTGGAGTTTGCTATGCATTTGTGGAATTCGAAGACGTTATTGGCGTTCAAAATGCACTTCAG GCTTCTCCAATACATATGGATGGAAGACCGATATACATTGAGGAGCGAAGACCAAGCACTAGCAGTGCAGCTCGAGGAGGAA GAGGAAGGGGAAGAGGCAGAGGCAGTTATCCAACAGATGCTCCGAGAGGGCGTTTTGGTGGTAGGAGCTCGGGCAGGGGATATTATCAGGACACTTCAGACTATACCAGACCCAGAGGCGACAGTTATGTTCAGTATGGTTCACGATAG
- the LOC127126002 gene encoding nuclear transport factor 2 isoform X2: MASSYQGSVSAAQVGSYFVGQYYQVLRQQPALVHQFYSDLSSMIRVDGDYTENASDVLQIHNVVTSLNFSAIEIKTINSLDSWNGGVVVMVSGVVKIKDVNRRQRFVQTFFLAPQEKGYFVLNDIFQFVEDEVVHQNLIPVTSERIESQPHVSASYAEPPVSDYGFEEEAREYLNSVHIDDDPVDKYSLPEQQQQQQLQEDLETEVVVEETPTQESYPPVHDVAHTIRETPVTLVEESFEEPAKKTYASILRVSKGQSVLPAAPEHAPHHSFQSAPPSEFNHVTQPAAQQAVVQPVYQQSSSASAYVSESGADAAVDGYRFDHEVTSVYVRNLPADITEAEIDQEFKNFGRIKPDGIFVRVKQEIGVCYAFVEFEDVIGVQNALQASPIHMDGRPIYIEERRPSTSSAARGGRGRGRGRGSYPTDAPRGRFGGRSSGRGYYQDTSDYTRPRGDSYVQYGSR; encoded by the exons ATGGCGTCTTCGTATCAGGGTTCCGTTAGTGCTGCCCAg GTGGGTTCTTACTTCGTTGGACAGTACTATCAAGTTCTTCGTCAGCAGCCTGCTCTTGTTCATCAGTTCTACTCCGATTTAAGCTCAATGATTCGTGTTGATGGTGATTATACCGAGAACGCATCTGATGTGTTG cAAATTCATAATGTTGTTACGTCGTTGAATTTTTCGGCAATTGAGATCAAGACAATCAATTCTCTGGACTCTTGGAATGGAGGAGTGGTTGTGATGGTTTCGGGTGTTGTTAAGATCAAGGATGTCAATAGGAGGCAGAGGTTTGTTCAAACATTCTTCCTTGCACCTCAGGAGAAGGGTTACTTTGTGCTCAATGATATATTTCAGTTTGTTGAGGATGAAGTAGTGCATCAGAATCTGATACCGGTGACATCTGAGAGGATTGAATCACAGCCACATGTTTCTGCTTCTTATGCTGAACCACCAG TTTCGGACTATGGGTTTGAGGAAGAAGCAAGAGAATATCTCAACTCAGTTCATATAGATGATGATCCAGTGGACAAGTATAGTCTTCCTGAGCAGCAGCAGCAACAGCAACTACAAGAAGATCTCGAGACTGAAGTTGTGGTGGAGGAAACTCCTACACAGGAATCATATCCACCGGTGCATGATGTTGCTCATACTATCCGTGAAACCCCTGTCACTCTTGTGGAAGAGTCTTTTGAGGAGCCTGCTAAGAAAACTTATGCATCTATT TTACGTGTCTCCAAAGGCCAATCAGTGTTGCCCGCTGCACCCGAACATGCCCCACATCATTCTTTTCAAAGTGCTCCTCCTTCTGAGTTTAATCATGTGACACAGCCTGCTGCTCAGCAGGCTGTGGTGCAGCCTGTTTATCAGCAGTCAAGCTCAGCATCTGCATATGTTTCAGAGTCAGGGGCCGATGCAGCAGTGGATGGCTACAGATTTGACCATG AAGTAACATCTGTCTATGTGAGAAACCTGCCTGCTGATATTACCGAAGCTGAGATTGACCAGGAATTTAAGAATTTTGGCAGAATTAAGCCAGATGGAATATTCGTAAGGGTCAAGCAG GAAATTGGAGTTTGCTATGCATTTGTGGAATTCGAAGACGTTATTGGCGTTCAAAATGCACTTCAG GCTTCTCCAATACATATGGATGGAAGACCGATATACATTGAGGAGCGAAGACCAAGCACTAGCAGTGCAGCTCGAGGAGGAA GAGGAAGGGGAAGAGGCAGAGGCAGTTATCCAACAGATGCTCCGAGAGGGCGTTTTGGTGGTAGGAGCTCGGGCAGGGGATATTATCAGGACACTTCAGACTATACCAGACCCAGAGGCGACAGTTATGTTCAGTATGGTTCACGATAG